One part of the Streptomyces ferrugineus genome encodes these proteins:
- a CDS encoding GNAT family N-acetyltransferase: MRSTSAITVHRPEELNEPLRRAWHRAMDESPDYANPFLAPEFTLGVGRHRKGAYVAVLHEQGEPVGFLPYERNACGVGRAIGLGLSDCQALVHRPGVGWDTHELLRACGLSVFEFDHLVEEQPSFAPYVTGTFASPVLDLKPGEGGYPEWLRATYPGLAKTTLKKERRLGRDAGEVRFVYDERDPRVLRTLMRWKSAQYRRTGRMDRFSRPWIVDLVDHFFQVREEHFTGILSVVYAGDRPVAAHFGPRSRTVLAAWFTAYDPEFGYYSPGLMMHLRLAQAAGRDGVTLMDMGRGEKEYKDWLKTRELRVAEGFAVRPHPVAAAHRMWRRPVRGLRNTVLAHPRLREPADRLLKTVGTLRTKGPAHAPGAGARAR, translated from the coding sequence ATGCGATCCACGAGCGCCATCACCGTTCACAGACCCGAGGAGCTGAACGAGCCGCTGCGCCGGGCGTGGCACCGGGCCATGGACGAGTCGCCCGACTACGCCAACCCGTTCCTGGCGCCGGAGTTCACACTCGGGGTCGGCAGGCACCGCAAAGGGGCGTATGTCGCGGTCCTGCACGAGCAGGGAGAGCCCGTCGGCTTCCTCCCGTACGAGCGCAACGCATGCGGCGTCGGCCGGGCCATCGGCCTGGGCCTGTCCGACTGTCAGGCGCTGGTGCACCGGCCGGGGGTCGGCTGGGACACCCACGAACTGCTGCGGGCCTGCGGACTGTCCGTCTTCGAGTTCGATCACCTCGTCGAGGAACAGCCGTCGTTCGCCCCCTACGTCACCGGCACGTTCGCCTCTCCCGTCCTCGACCTCAAGCCCGGCGAGGGCGGCTACCCCGAGTGGCTGCGCGCCACCTACCCGGGGCTGGCCAAGACGACGCTGAAGAAGGAGCGCCGCCTGGGCCGCGACGCGGGCGAGGTGCGGTTCGTGTACGACGAGCGCGACCCGCGCGTGCTGCGCACCCTCATGCGGTGGAAGTCCGCCCAGTACCGCAGAACCGGGCGGATGGACCGGTTCTCCAGGCCCTGGATCGTCGATCTGGTGGACCACTTCTTCCAGGTCCGCGAAGAGCACTTCACCGGCATCCTGTCCGTGGTGTACGCCGGTGACCGACCCGTCGCCGCGCACTTCGGGCCGAGGTCGCGCACCGTGCTCGCGGCCTGGTTCACCGCGTACGACCCCGAGTTCGGCTACTACTCGCCCGGACTGATGATGCACCTGAGGCTGGCTCAGGCCGCGGGCCGGGACGGCGTGACGCTCATGGACATGGGGCGCGGCGAGAAGGAGTACAAGGACTGGCTCAAGACCCGTGAACTGCGGGTGGCGGAGGGGTTCGCGGTGCGCCCGCACCCGGTGGCCGCGGCCCACCGGATGTGGCGCAGACCGGTGCGCGGACTGCGGAACACCGTCCTGGCCCATCCCCGGCTGCGCGAGCCCGCCGACCGGCTGCTGAAGACCGTCGGCACCCTGCGCACCAAGGGACCGGCCCACGCACCGGGCGCGGGAGCCCGCGCCCGCTGA